The following proteins are co-located in the Spinactinospora alkalitolerans genome:
- the ftsE gene encoding cell division ATP-binding protein FtsE, translating into MIHFDTVTKVYPTQKRPALDEVSIDVDKGEFVFLVGPSGSGKSTFLRLVLKEEKPSKGRVHVAGKDLARLSNWKVPHLRRRIGCVFQDFRLLPNKNVFENVAFALEVIGKPRRFIRKVVPEVVELVGLEGKSNRMPDELSGGEQQRVAIARAFVNRPQILLADEPTGNIDPATSIGIMKVLDRINRTGTTVVMATHDAAIVDSMRKRVIELEEGQVVRDQSRGVYGQAY; encoded by the coding sequence GTGATCCACTTTGATACCGTCACCAAGGTCTACCCGACCCAGAAACGCCCCGCTCTCGACGAGGTTTCGATCGACGTCGACAAGGGCGAGTTCGTCTTCCTCGTCGGACCTTCGGGCTCGGGTAAGTCAACGTTCCTGCGGCTTGTCCTCAAGGAGGAGAAGCCCAGCAAGGGCAGGGTCCACGTCGCGGGCAAAGACCTCGCGCGCCTGTCCAACTGGAAGGTCCCGCACCTGAGGCGCCGCATCGGCTGCGTCTTCCAGGACTTCCGCCTGCTGCCGAACAAGAACGTCTTCGAGAACGTCGCGTTCGCGCTGGAGGTCATCGGCAAGCCCCGCCGGTTCATCCGCAAGGTGGTCCCGGAGGTCGTGGAGCTGGTCGGCCTGGAGGGCAAGTCCAACCGCATGCCCGACGAGCTGTCGGGCGGCGAGCAGCAGCGGGTCGCCATCGCGCGGGCCTTCGTGAACCGGCCGCAGATCCTGCTGGCCGACGAGCCCACCGGAAACATCGACCCCGCCACCTCGATCGGCATCATGAAGGTGCTCGACCGAATCAACCGGACCGGAACGACCGTCGTCATGGCGACCCACGATGCCGCGATCGTCGACTCGATGCGCAAGCGCGTCATCGAACTCGAGGAGGGGCAGGTCGTCCGGGACCAGTCGCGTGGTGTCTACGGCCAGGCGTACTAG
- the prfB gene encoding peptide chain release factor 2, with product MADLDPAEQIKELSSTLASVESVLDLDAKRTEIEQLREQSADPELWNDQDNAQKVTRRLSYLETEVTRAEAIRRRVDDIGVLFELAAAEDDADTLAEAQAELAALRKDVGELEVRTLLSGPYDEREALVSINAQAGGVDAADWAQMLQRMYLRWAERHGYPTEVYETSYAEEAGIKSTTFTVRAPFAYGTLRGEHGTHRLVRISPFDNQNRRQTSFAGVDVVPVVEQSDHIDIDESDLRIDVYRSSGPGGQGVNTTDSAVRITHAPTGIVVSCQNERSQLQNRATAMSVLQAKLLERKRQQERAEINELRGDGASSWGTQMRNYVLHPYQNVKDVRTNVETGNTSAVLDGEIEEFVDAEIRWLRSQERDGR from the coding sequence GTGGCAGATCTAGACCCCGCAGAGCAGATCAAGGAACTCTCGTCGACCCTGGCGAGCGTGGAATCCGTGCTGGACCTCGATGCCAAGCGCACGGAGATCGAACAGCTGCGCGAGCAGTCTGCCGACCCCGAGCTGTGGAACGACCAGGACAACGCCCAGAAGGTCACCCGCAGGCTGTCCTACCTGGAGACCGAGGTCACCAGGGCCGAGGCCATCCGCCGACGGGTCGACGACATCGGTGTGCTGTTCGAACTGGCCGCGGCCGAGGACGACGCCGACACCCTGGCCGAGGCCCAGGCCGAGCTGGCGGCCCTGCGCAAGGACGTGGGCGAGCTGGAGGTGCGCACGCTGCTGTCGGGCCCCTACGACGAGCGGGAAGCCCTGGTCAGCATCAACGCCCAGGCCGGCGGCGTGGACGCGGCCGACTGGGCGCAGATGCTGCAGCGCATGTACCTGCGCTGGGCGGAGCGGCACGGCTACCCCACGGAGGTCTACGAGACCTCCTACGCCGAAGAGGCCGGCATCAAGTCCACGACCTTCACGGTCAGGGCGCCGTTCGCCTACGGCACCCTGCGCGGCGAGCACGGCACGCACCGGCTGGTCCGCATCTCCCCCTTCGACAACCAGAACCGCCGCCAGACCTCCTTCGCCGGGGTCGACGTCGTGCCGGTGGTGGAGCAGAGCGACCACATCGACATCGACGAGAGCGACCTGCGCATCGACGTCTACCGCTCCAGCGGTCCCGGCGGCCAGGGCGTCAACACCACCGACTCCGCGGTCCGGATCACGCACGCGCCCACGGGCATCGTCGTCTCGTGCCAGAATGAGCGGTCCCAGTTGCAGAACCGGGCCACCGCGATGTCGGTGCTGCAGGCCAAGCTGCTGGAGCGCAAGCGCCAGCAGGAGCGCGCCGAGATCAACGAACTGCGCGGCGACGGGGCGAGCAGCTGGGGGACCCAGATGCGCAACTACGTGCTGCACCCCTACCAGAACGTCAAGGACGTGCGCACCAACGTCGAGACCGGCAACACCAGCGCCGTTCTGGACGGTGAGATCGAGGAGTTCGTCGACGCCGAGATCCGGTGGCTCCGCAGCCAGGAGCGCGACGGACGCTGA
- a CDS encoding NAD-glutamate dehydrogenase, with translation MSGQSDAVKDQLLRDAVTEWSEPSGGSPHELGRIEHFLRLYYRHVAPEELKERGNAEICGPAMAHWNLGAHRGQGRAKVRAFTPDSAEIGRDVGHSVVDIVTDDAPFLVSSVTMELARHDIGVQLIIHPQLRVERDLTGGLVEVEPAEYTLAPLAESWMHLEIDRQADPAALRDLEADLERVLTDVRHVDEDAAKMRSRAVLLADEVSDSADALNAAGVDPREITESAEFLRWAADRHFTFMGYREYTLVQDDDGNDTLRPLAGTGLGLQRLDAPMAESTPALPPEVSARARAPHVLVLTKANSRATVHRPKYLDYIGVKRFDARGRVVGERRFLGLFTHEAVTTSIAQIPILERKQAEVLELAGFDAESYDGKDLIEILEGFPREELFQVPVEELYQIVLGVLRLRERRGTKLFLRRDVYGRYMSCLVYMPRDRYNTQVRLDIQDVLSKAFKGASMDHSVMVGSAPLARLYLVVRAERGRALPDLDHAALEAEVAKATRSWNDDLSAELTARFGADRATALLKAYGDALPEGYKVDNGAETAVDDISRIDALGDDEVAVNLYRPADAGPGEWRFKMYRTGEPVSLSRVLPLLEHMGVEVVDERPYGVTGAGGRPAPGAPARAWIYDFGLAPIESTEMAQNRLKFLFEDAFTALWLGQGESDGFNALVIRAGLTWRQLTILRAYAKYLRQTGSTFTPAYIADVLVANVHIANLLVRLFESRFDPHHGAGRDERSEAIAEEVRGELDLVASLDQDRILRSFLAAIEATLRTNHFQRDADGEVGGKPYLVYKLDPQRIPDLPAPRPKFEMYVYSPRVEGVHLRFGSVARGGLRWSDRPEDFRTEILGLVKAQTVKNAVIVPTGAKGGFVCKRLPAGGGRDAVQAEVVACYEQFISGLLDVTDNLVNGDVRHPDDVVRYDADDSYLVVAADKGTASFSDIANRIAAERGFWLGDAFASGGSVGYDHKAMGITARGAWESVKYHFREMGVDVQSQEFTVVGIGDMSGDVFGNGMLLSEHIRLVAAFDHRHVFLDPDPDPAVGFAERRRLFELNRSTWADYDEKLISEGGGVHPRTAKAIPITPQVRAALGIDEDVTSLTPFELIQCVLRAPVDLLWNGGIGTYVKASFETQAAVGDKANDLVRVDAPELRCKVVGEGGNLGLTQAARIEFALAGGRVNSDFVDNSAGVNTSDHEVNIKIMLDREVRAGRLSKEERDELFIGMTDEVADLVLSDNHHQNVVLAAARKQATGMLHVHSRYLRRLERSGHLKRKLEFLPDDKAIAARRSSGQGLTGPEFGTLIAYTKITLAEEILGSDLPGDPYLRGTLTGYFPSALRERFADAMPRHPLCREIITNVVVNDMVNRSGSTFAFRLNEETGASAADIARAYLVAKEAFGLDELWRAVDALDHRIDVDTQLAVLLEARKLTERAARWLLHNRPSLFDLGEEIAFFAEGVSEIVPQLPELLQGRDLMAFTERRDWFAARGVPADLAERVAGMVPAYSTFDLVQVSQQTGRPLREVAEVYFDLADQLQISRLRERIIALPRDDRWSTMARGAVRDDLYAAHADLARNVLMSGHSGEGPDELRAHWTEQNETAVRRAGQTLSEIWETERFDLATLSVALRSVRSLVTSG, from the coding sequence ATGTCCGGGCAGTCTGACGCCGTGAAGGACCAGCTACTGCGTGACGCGGTCACGGAGTGGTCCGAGCCATCCGGCGGATCACCGCACGAGCTCGGCCGGATCGAGCACTTCCTCCGGCTGTACTACCGACACGTCGCCCCCGAAGAGCTCAAGGAGCGCGGCAACGCCGAGATCTGCGGCCCCGCGATGGCGCACTGGAACCTCGGGGCGCACCGAGGGCAGGGCCGGGCCAAGGTCAGGGCCTTCACCCCCGACAGCGCCGAGATCGGCCGCGACGTCGGGCACTCCGTGGTCGACATCGTGACCGACGACGCCCCGTTCCTGGTCAGCTCCGTCACCATGGAGCTGGCCCGGCACGACATCGGGGTCCAGCTGATCATCCACCCCCAGCTGCGGGTCGAACGCGACCTGACCGGCGGGCTCGTCGAGGTCGAGCCCGCCGAGTACACGCTCGCTCCGCTGGCCGAGTCCTGGATGCACCTTGAAATCGACCGGCAGGCCGACCCCGCGGCCCTCAGGGACCTGGAGGCCGACCTGGAGCGGGTCCTCACCGACGTCCGCCACGTCGACGAGGACGCCGCGAAGATGCGCAGCCGCGCCGTCCTGCTCGCCGACGAGGTCTCCGACTCCGCCGACGCGCTCAACGCCGCCGGGGTCGATCCGCGCGAGATCACCGAGAGCGCCGAGTTCCTGCGCTGGGCCGCCGACCGGCACTTCACCTTCATGGGCTACCGGGAGTACACGCTCGTCCAGGACGACGACGGCAACGACACGCTGCGGCCCCTCGCGGGCACCGGCCTCGGTCTGCAGCGTCTGGACGCGCCGATGGCGGAGAGCACCCCGGCGCTGCCCCCCGAGGTGAGCGCGCGGGCGCGGGCGCCGCACGTGCTGGTGCTCACCAAGGCCAACTCCCGTGCCACGGTGCACCGCCCCAAGTACCTCGACTACATCGGCGTCAAGAGGTTCGACGCGCGGGGCCGGGTCGTCGGCGAGCGCCGCTTCCTCGGCCTGTTCACCCACGAGGCGGTCACCACCAGCATCGCCCAGATCCCGATCCTGGAGCGCAAGCAGGCCGAGGTCCTGGAGCTGGCCGGGTTCGACGCCGAGAGCTACGACGGCAAGGACCTCATCGAGATCCTGGAGGGCTTCCCGCGCGAGGAGCTGTTCCAGGTGCCGGTGGAGGAGCTCTACCAGATCGTGCTGGGCGTGCTGCGGCTGCGCGAGCGCCGGGGCACCAAGCTCTTCCTGCGCCGCGACGTCTACGGGCGCTACATGTCGTGCCTGGTCTACATGCCGCGCGACCGCTACAACACCCAGGTCCGCCTGGACATCCAGGACGTCCTGTCCAAGGCGTTCAAGGGCGCGAGCATGGACCACAGCGTCATGGTCGGCTCCGCCCCGCTGGCCCGACTGTACCTGGTGGTGCGCGCCGAGCGGGGGCGGGCGCTGCCCGACCTCGACCACGCGGCCCTGGAGGCCGAGGTCGCCAAGGCCACGCGGTCCTGGAACGACGACCTCTCCGCCGAGCTGACCGCGCGCTTCGGCGCCGACCGCGCCACCGCACTGCTGAAGGCCTACGGCGACGCGCTGCCCGAGGGCTACAAGGTCGACAACGGCGCCGAGACCGCCGTCGACGACATCTCCCGCATCGACGCGCTGGGCGACGACGAGGTCGCGGTCAACCTCTACCGCCCGGCCGACGCCGGCCCCGGCGAGTGGCGGTTCAAGATGTACCGCACGGGCGAGCCCGTCTCGCTGTCGCGCGTGCTGCCGCTGCTGGAGCACATGGGCGTCGAGGTCGTCGACGAGCGGCCCTACGGCGTCACCGGCGCCGGCGGGCGCCCGGCCCCGGGCGCCCCGGCCCGCGCCTGGATCTACGACTTCGGCCTGGCCCCGATCGAGTCGACCGAAATGGCGCAGAACCGGCTGAAGTTCCTGTTCGAGGACGCGTTCACCGCGCTGTGGCTCGGCCAGGGCGAGTCCGACGGCTTCAACGCGCTGGTGATCCGGGCCGGCCTGACCTGGCGCCAGCTCACCATCCTGCGCGCCTACGCCAAGTACCTGCGCCAGACCGGCAGCACCTTCACCCCGGCCTACATCGCCGACGTGCTCGTCGCCAACGTGCACATCGCCAACCTGCTGGTGCGGCTGTTCGAGTCGCGCTTCGACCCGCACCACGGCGCCGGCCGCGACGAGCGCTCCGAGGCCATCGCCGAGGAGGTCCGCGGCGAGCTCGACCTCGTCGCCAGCCTCGACCAGGACCGCATCCTGCGCTCCTTCCTGGCGGCCATCGAGGCCACGCTGCGCACCAACCACTTCCAGCGCGACGCCGACGGCGAGGTCGGCGGCAAGCCGTACCTGGTCTACAAGCTCGACCCGCAGCGCATCCCCGACCTGCCGGCGCCGCGGCCCAAGTTCGAGATGTACGTGTACTCGCCGCGGGTCGAGGGCGTCCACCTGAGGTTCGGCTCGGTCGCCCGCGGCGGCCTGCGCTGGTCGGACCGGCCGGAGGACTTCCGCACCGAGATCCTCGGCCTGGTCAAGGCGCAGACGGTGAAGAACGCCGTCATCGTGCCCACCGGCGCCAAGGGCGGGTTCGTCTGCAAGCGGCTGCCCGCCGGAGGGGGCCGCGACGCCGTCCAGGCCGAGGTGGTGGCCTGCTACGAGCAGTTCATCAGCGGCCTGCTCGACGTCACCGACAACCTGGTCAACGGCGACGTGCGGCACCCCGACGACGTCGTCCGCTACGACGCCGACGACTCCTACCTGGTGGTCGCGGCCGACAAGGGCACGGCGTCCTTCTCCGACATCGCCAACCGGATCGCCGCCGAGCGCGGTTTCTGGCTCGGCGACGCCTTCGCCTCGGGCGGCTCGGTCGGCTACGACCACAAGGCCATGGGCATCACCGCGCGCGGCGCGTGGGAGTCGGTGAAGTACCACTTCCGGGAGATGGGCGTCGACGTCCAGAGCCAGGAGTTCACCGTCGTCGGCATCGGAGACATGTCCGGTGACGTGTTCGGCAACGGCATGCTGCTGTCGGAGCACATCCGGCTGGTCGCGGCGTTCGACCACCGGCACGTCTTCCTCGACCCCGATCCCGACCCCGCGGTGGGCTTCGCCGAGCGGCGCCGGCTGTTCGAGCTGAACCGCAGCACCTGGGCCGACTACGACGAGAAGCTGATCTCCGAGGGCGGCGGCGTGCACCCGCGCACCGCAAAGGCCATCCCGATCACCCCGCAGGTGCGCGCGGCGCTGGGCATCGACGAGGACGTCACCTCGCTCACCCCGTTCGAGCTCATCCAGTGCGTGCTCAGGGCGCCGGTCGACCTGCTGTGGAACGGCGGCATCGGCACCTACGTCAAGGCCTCCTTCGAGACGCAGGCCGCGGTCGGCGACAAGGCCAACGACCTCGTGCGCGTCGACGCCCCGGAGCTGCGCTGCAAGGTGGTCGGCGAAGGGGGGAACCTGGGGCTGACCCAGGCGGCCCGGATCGAGTTCGCGCTCGCCGGCGGCCGGGTCAACTCCGACTTCGTCGACAACTCCGCCGGCGTGAACACCTCCGACCACGAGGTCAACATCAAGATCATGCTGGACCGAGAGGTCCGCGCCGGCCGGCTCTCCAAGGAGGAGCGCGACGAGCTCTTCATCGGCATGACCGACGAGGTCGCCGACCTGGTCCTGAGCGACAACCACCACCAGAACGTGGTGCTGGCGGCGGCGCGCAAGCAGGCCACCGGCATGCTGCACGTCCACTCGCGCTACCTGCGCCGGCTGGAGCGCTCCGGGCACCTCAAGCGCAAGCTGGAGTTCCTGCCCGACGACAAGGCCATCGCGGCGCGGCGCTCCAGCGGCCAGGGCCTGACCGGTCCGGAGTTCGGCACGCTCATCGCCTACACCAAGATCACGCTGGCCGAGGAGATCCTCGGCTCGGACCTGCCGGGCGACCCGTACCTGCGCGGCACGCTCACCGGCTACTTCCCGTCGGCGCTGCGCGAGCGCTTCGCCGACGCCATGCCGCGGCACCCGCTGTGCCGGGAGATCATCACCAACGTCGTGGTCAACGACATGGTGAACCGCTCGGGCTCGACGTTCGCCTTCCGGCTCAACGAGGAGACCGGGGCCAGTGCCGCCGACATCGCGCGGGCCTACCTGGTGGCCAAGGAGGCCTTCGGGCTGGACGAGCTCTGGCGGGCCGTGGACGCCCTCGACCACCGGATCGACGTCGACACCCAGTTGGCGGTGCTGCTGGAGGCGCGCAAGCTCACCGAGCGCGCCGCCCGCTGGCTGCTGCACAACCGGCCGTCGCTGTTCGACCTGGGCGAGGAGATCGCGTTCTTCGCCGAGGGCGTCTCCGAGATCGTGCCGCAACTGCCCGAGCTGCTGCAGGGGCGCGACCTGATGGCGTTCACCGAGCGCCGCGACTGGTTCGCCGCGCGCGGCGTGCCCGCGGACCTCGCCGAGCGGGTCGCCGGCATGGTCCCGGCCTACTCCACGTTCGACCTGGTCCAGGTCTCCCAGCAGACCGGCCGCCCGCTGCGCGAGGTCGCCGAGGTCTACTTCGACCTCGCCGACCAATTGCAGATCAGCCGGCTGCGGGAGCGGATCATCGCCCTGCCGCGCGACGACCGCTGGAGCACGATGGCGCGGGGCGCCGTGCGCGACGACCTCTACGCCGCCCACGCCGACCTCGCCCGCAACGTGTTGATGTCGGGGCACTCCGGCGAGGGCCCCGACGAGCTGCGCGCGCACTGGACGGAGCAGAACGAGACCGCGGTCAGGAGGGCCGGCCAGACGCTCTCCGAGATCTGGGAGACCGAGCGCTTCGACCTCGCCACCCTGTCGGTGGCGCTGCGCTCGGTGCGGTCACTGGTGACCTCCGGCTGA
- a CDS encoding AMP-binding protein, protein MPTEPAASPAPPSTKADRALLWEPGTAERENARVTAYMDWLARDRGLLLGSYGELWRWSVTEVDAFWESVWAYFGVAGERGAGPVRDAAASGARWFPGATLNYARNALRHARTNPGAPAVIARSASGGRTAITWAELAAETARVAAGLRDLGVEQGDHVAGRLPNAPEALIAFLAAAAIGAVWSVRPPGPGTGAAAPARIGPKVLFTSDPAAAEELRSAPTGPPTVVGDLPGAVAWADLGAGGAAREPAYTAVGFDHPLWVLDAADATGAPRPVAHGHGGIVLEHLKTLVLHRDIGRGDVLLLQADTGSTTWNHLVGGLLAGATVLLYDSGDAGPEPGRLWRIADEEGADHLGLDARHLDACARAGAGADGLALERLRGIGSWGPTPSPETSAWVYRDVKRDVLLGPAWACAELCAELAGPSPLLPARAGVIAARCLGARVELRDGGPIITRPMPSMPVDPAGPGGGEDPARAGAWPLGDRVTVLGDGGCVLR, encoded by the coding sequence ATGCCGACCGAACCCGCCGCGTCCCCCGCACCCCCCTCGACGAAGGCGGACCGGGCGCTGCTGTGGGAACCCGGCACAGCCGAACGCGAGAACGCCCGCGTCACCGCCTACATGGACTGGCTGGCCCGCGACCGGGGGCTGCTGCTGGGCTCCTACGGGGAGCTGTGGCGGTGGTCGGTCACGGAGGTGGACGCGTTCTGGGAGTCGGTCTGGGCCTACTTCGGCGTCGCGGGGGAGCGCGGGGCCGGACCGGTGCGCGACGCGGCGGCGTCCGGCGCCCGCTGGTTCCCCGGGGCGACCCTCAACTACGCGCGCAACGCGCTGCGGCACGCCCGCACCAACCCCGGCGCCCCGGCCGTCATCGCCCGCTCGGCCTCCGGCGGACGCACCGCGATCACTTGGGCCGAACTCGCCGCCGAGACCGCGCGCGTCGCCGCAGGGCTGCGCGACCTCGGTGTCGAGCAGGGCGACCACGTGGCCGGCCGCCTGCCCAACGCCCCCGAGGCGCTGATCGCCTTCCTGGCCGCCGCGGCCATCGGGGCGGTCTGGTCGGTCCGCCCGCCCGGGCCCGGCACCGGGGCCGCCGCCCCCGCCCGGATCGGCCCCAAGGTGCTGTTCACCTCCGATCCCGCGGCGGCCGAGGAGCTCCGGTCCGCGCCGACCGGCCCGCCGACCGTCGTGGGAGACCTTCCCGGCGCCGTCGCCTGGGCCGACCTCGGCGCCGGCGGCGCGGCCAGGGAGCCGGCCTACACCGCGGTCGGCTTCGACCACCCGCTGTGGGTCCTGGACGCGGCCGACGCGACCGGAGCGCCCCGCCCCGTCGCGCACGGCCACGGCGGCATCGTCCTGGAGCATCTCAAGACGCTCGTCCTGCACCGCGACATCGGTCGGGGCGACGTCCTCCTCCTGCAGGCCGACACCGGTTCGACGACGTGGAACCACCTGGTCGGCGGATTGCTGGCCGGCGCGACCGTGCTCCTGTACGACAGCGGCGACGCCGGACCGGAGCCGGGGCGGCTCTGGCGGATCGCCGACGAGGAGGGGGCCGACCATCTCGGCCTCGACGCCCGGCACCTCGACGCGTGCGCGCGCGCCGGCGCGGGGGCGGACGGGCTGGCGCTGGAGCGGCTGCGCGGCATCGGCTCCTGGGGCCCGACGCCGTCGCCCGAGACGTCGGCCTGGGTCTACCGCGACGTCAAGCGCGACGTGCTGCTGGGGCCCGCGTGGGCCTGCGCCGAACTGTGCGCCGAGCTCGCGGGCCCCTCGCCGCTGCTGCCGGCGCGCGCAGGGGTGATCGCGGCCCGCTGCCTGGGCGCCCGGGTGGAGCTCAGGGACGGCGGACCGATCATCACCCGCCCGATGCCCTCGATGCCGGTCGACCCGGCGGGGCCCGGCGGCGGGGAGGACCCGGCGCGCGCCGGGGCGTGGCCGCTCGGCGACCGGGTCACGGTCCTGGGCGACGGCGGCTGCGTCCTGCGATGA
- a CDS encoding HAD family hydrolase produces the protein MWNIDLTLVDVAQVMRAAYAEAFEKVTGSPLVYLAPTAGRTDSEIFFEFLARNDVGIDPDTDPLPDFTDALGESFARRRDRLQAKGRAMPGAEAALAAVGRLEDTLQSVVTGTIMSNAVAKLAAFGLDGHLDLSIGGFGSEHYPKASLIQFTRMRAEEAHGRAFPEASTVYISESVRDVEAACIGRATPIAVVSGSATESQLRAAGAVHVLDDLTDPQALLNAIRSATEDPGAT, from the coding sequence TTGTGGAATATCGACCTCACCCTCGTTGACGTCGCCCAGGTGATGCGCGCGGCCTACGCCGAGGCCTTCGAGAAGGTCACCGGCAGCCCGCTGGTCTACCTGGCACCGACCGCGGGGCGCACCGATTCCGAGATCTTCTTCGAGTTCCTGGCGCGCAACGACGTCGGGATCGACCCCGATACCGACCCGCTGCCCGACTTCACCGATGCGCTGGGGGAGTCGTTCGCCCGGCGCCGCGACCGGCTCCAGGCCAAGGGCCGCGCCATGCCCGGCGCCGAGGCGGCGCTGGCCGCCGTCGGGCGGCTGGAGGACACCCTCCAGAGCGTCGTCACGGGCACGATCATGTCCAACGCGGTCGCCAAGCTGGCCGCGTTCGGGCTCGACGGCCACCTGGACCTGAGCATCGGCGGCTTCGGCTCCGAGCACTACCCCAAGGCCAGCCTCATCCAGTTCACCCGGATGCGCGCCGAAGAGGCCCACGGGCGGGCGTTCCCCGAGGCGAGCACGGTCTACATCAGCGAGTCGGTGCGCGACGTCGAGGCCGCCTGCATCGGCAGGGCCACGCCGATCGCGGTCGTCAGCGGGTCGGCCACCGAGTCGCAGCTGCGCGCGGCCGGAGCCGTCCACGTGCTCGACGACCTCACCGACCCGCAGGCGCTGCTGAACGCGATCCGGTCGGCGACGGAGGACCCCGGCGCCACCTGA
- the pruA gene encoding L-glutamate gamma-semialdehyde dehydrogenase yields MDAVTNVPVPVNEPNLTYAPGSAERAELAAEIERQTGREHEIPQTIGGEHGLGGGEPIEAVQPHRHAHVLGRMGNATTGDVRRAIEAARAAAPAWRAMPFDDRAAILLRAADLLAGPWRARVNAATMLGQSKSVQQAEIDAACELIDFWRFNVSYARRLYEEQPMSVRGAWNRQEYRPLEGFVLAITPFNFTAIAGNLPTAPALMGNVVLWKPSPTQTFSAHFLMRLLEEAGMPPGVINMVTGDGTAVSEVALAAPDLAGIHFTGSTRTFQHLWRTVGANIADYRSYPRIVGETGGKDFIVAHSSADPGVLRTAMIRGAFEYQGQKCSAVSRAYVPRSLWSALRDDLLSETESLTMGDVTGDLSTFMGAVIDDRAFAKNAAALKRAEATDSITVLTGGTTDDSVGYFVRPTVLECDDAEDEVFTTEYFGPILAVHVYDDTRYGEVLAQAADIAPYALTGAVIARDRAAVAEANEALRFAAGNFYVNDKPTGSVVGQQPFGGARASGTNDKAGSIFNLMRWASPRSVKETFTAPTDWRYPHMGR; encoded by the coding sequence ATGGATGCCGTGACCAACGTTCCCGTTCCCGTCAACGAGCCGAACCTGACCTATGCGCCCGGCAGCGCGGAGCGTGCCGAGCTGGCGGCGGAGATCGAGCGGCAGACCGGCCGCGAGCACGAGATTCCCCAGACCATCGGCGGGGAGCACGGCCTCGGCGGCGGCGAGCCCATCGAGGCCGTCCAACCCCACAGGCACGCCCACGTGCTCGGCCGGATGGGCAACGCGACGACCGGGGACGTCCGCCGCGCGATCGAGGCGGCCAGGGCCGCGGCCCCGGCGTGGCGGGCGATGCCCTTCGACGACCGCGCGGCGATCCTGCTGCGCGCGGCCGACCTGCTGGCCGGTCCGTGGCGGGCCAGGGTCAACGCCGCCACCATGCTCGGCCAGTCCAAGTCGGTGCAGCAGGCCGAGATCGACGCGGCCTGCGAGCTGATCGACTTCTGGCGGTTCAACGTCTCCTACGCGCGCCGACTGTACGAGGAGCAGCCGATGTCGGTGCGCGGCGCGTGGAACCGGCAGGAGTACCGCCCCCTCGAAGGCTTCGTCCTGGCCATCACCCCGTTCAACTTCACCGCGATCGCCGGCAACCTGCCCACCGCCCCGGCGCTCATGGGCAACGTCGTGCTCTGGAAGCCCTCGCCCACGCAGACCTTCTCCGCCCACTTCCTCATGCGGCTGCTGGAGGAGGCGGGGATGCCCCCGGGCGTGATCAACATGGTCACCGGCGACGGCACGGCCGTCTCCGAGGTCGCGCTGGCGGCCCCTGACCTGGCCGGCATCCACTTCACCGGCTCCACCCGAACCTTCCAGCACCTGTGGCGGACCGTGGGCGCCAACATCGCCGACTACCGCTCCTACCCGCGCATCGTCGGCGAGACCGGCGGCAAGGACTTCATCGTGGCCCACTCCTCGGCCGACCCCGGCGTGCTGCGCACCGCCATGATCCGCGGCGCGTTCGAGTACCAGGGGCAGAAGTGCTCGGCGGTCTCGCGCGCCTACGTCCCCCGCAGCCTCTGGTCGGCCCTCCGCGACGACCTGCTGTCCGAGACCGAGTCGCTGACCATGGGCGACGTGACCGGCGACCTGTCGACGTTCATGGGCGCCGTCATCGACGACCGCGCCTTCGCCAAGAACGCCGCCGCCCTGAAGCGGGCCGAGGCCACCGACTCCATCACCGTCCTCACCGGCGGCACCACCGACGACTCCGTGGGCTACTTCGTCCGGCCCACCGTCCTGGAGTGCGACGACGCCGAGGACGAGGTGTTCACCACCGAGTACTTCGGCCCGATCCTGGCCGTGCACGTCTACGACGACACCCGCTACGGGGAGGTGCTCGCCCAGGCCGCCGACATCGCGCCCTACGCGCTGACCGGCGCGGTGATCGCCCGCGATCGGGCAGCGGTGGCCGAGGCGAACGAGGCGCTGCGCTTCGCGGCCGGCAACTTCTACGTCAACGACAAGCCCACCGGCTCCGTCGTGGGCCAGCAGCCCTTCGGCGGCGCCCGGGCCTCCGGCACCAACGACAAGGCCGGCTCGATCTTCAACCTGATGCGGTGGGCCAGCCCGAGGTCGGTCAAGGAGACGTTCACGGCGCCGACGGACTGGCGCTACCCGCACATGGGCCGCTGA
- a CDS encoding DUF6912 family protein has product MRIYLPSTLPALAAALAEGAVRGEPLAAFAVTPALREQHGDGDGEELEYEALRAAADASLRLLAADGAAPRRRVVIAADIPEAAVRAPDTGGDGHPALVTVTGAVPLKRVASAHVDDEAAADDIAAAAATPGAGHEDDHELMWFATQELKYLYE; this is encoded by the coding sequence ATGCGCATCTACCTGCCCAGCACCCTTCCGGCCCTCGCAGCGGCCCTCGCCGAGGGCGCCGTCCGCGGCGAGCCGCTCGCCGCTTTCGCGGTGACCCCGGCGCTGCGGGAGCAGCACGGCGACGGCGACGGGGAGGAGCTGGAGTACGAGGCGCTGCGCGCGGCGGCCGACGCCTCCCTGCGCCTGCTGGCGGCCGACGGCGCCGCGCCCCGGCGCCGCGTCGTCATCGCCGCCGACATCCCCGAGGCCGCCGTGCGCGCGCCGGACACCGGGGGCGACGGCCACCCGGCCCTGGTCACCGTCACGGGAGCGGTCCCGCTGAAGCGGGTGGCCTCCGCCCACGTCGACGACGAGGCCGCGGCCGACGACATCGCCGCGGCCGCCGCCACCCCCGGAGCCGGCCACGAGGACGACCACGAACTGATGTGGTTCGCCACCCAGGAGCTGAAGTACCTGTACGAGTAG